The Brassica oleracea var. oleracea cultivar TO1000 unplaced genomic scaffold, BOL UnpScaffold00825, whole genome shotgun sequence region GTAATACAATCTTAACatgtttgcaaaaaaaaacatttaaatttgtaatgtttattttattataatctatCACAATtacgagaaagaaaaaaaataattaatctagTATTCTCATTTTGTCAAGAAAGAAAACTGTTTTGTCTATGTGTATAAAGTTTTACGCGAATATACCAAATTGACGAGTTTGTTTTCGTCCAACTATTTATGTGTTaagattacttttttttttttgtaaatattcttGTGTTAAGATTACTTTCCATTAACATTTTGCCAAGGAACCAAGTCGCTGTGCCTGTGATCTAAAATATTTAGACGGAGGTCGCTTTCTTTCCAAGTAAGCTTGTCTCCATAACTCGGAATTGTCTTTGTCTAAGCACGTACATGATTTTATATCTACACGTCAAATATTTTGATTCGTGCACTTGTTAAATCCATTTCTAGATTTTAAGATAACTCAATCTACAACATTTATatctctttttaaattttaaatttaaaaatggcTCGCATCAATACTTCCatagatttttttctgaaaacaaTACTTTCATAGAATTGATAACAAACTTTATTTTGGTTAGGAACAAATCTTATTTCAGCACATGCTCTTGTTGTTGCGAAGTCTCATATAGGAAAACAAAGTAAGGCTACAAGTACTATTTTCCTGAGATTTTGATCATCTTCTTCggaagataattaaaaaaaaaaactccgattgagatgtATCAGCTAttgataatctttttttttttttttgataatccaggggtttcccacttacgtggatcattcccctgggcccggttaggcagcggtccactttaCCCGGGAGGACTTTACCTGGGCTGGGGACAAAGaccaacacccagtaccgcatttggtGACAGAATGGACAGTTCGCCTCCGTctggcgtcgaacccgtgaACATGACAATTGGCCCACAGGATCATTACCAAGTGAACTACCTCGTCCCGTCAATTAGTGCTACTTTCTAGCATATAAACCTTACGAAATTGAGTTTGAACCATAAattctctataaaataaaatctgaatttgaatttttcttttctgaattttggttatagtttaaatataaataaatttcaattcgTTTCATTTAATAATCCAAAGTCATCATGCCGCACGTGAATGAACTGAATGGTTCCAATGAAGATGGCAGAAAACGTAAATAACATTAAACATGAAACGCACCGTATCATTAATCAATAATGGACTAAACGCCGTTAAAACGCAGAGTAAACACTTTATAAAAGCTCTATTCCTTCTTCAAACTCCGAGAAAGTGAAGAGAAACGCGAGAAAATTTttgtaaaggaaaaaaaaaaacatggacgAAGATGGTTTTTCGCAATGTCCCAAACACTTTTCAAAACGCGGTTTTATTGGCGTTTGCCCTTTCTGTCTCCACGAACGACTCTCTTCCCTTTGCCCTGACTGTGCTACCGATATACCATGCTCCTGTAGCTCACGCGCCGACGTGTGTTTCTCTCCgtcgtcttcttcgtcttcctcttcgTTCACCCTCTTTGCCGGAGACATTACTTTTAGTTTCCCTGGGAGCGGGTCCGTAGGTCGAGTCGCGAGTTTGATCGAATGCGAACCGGCGTTTCGGAGATCAAAATCGATGGCGGTTC contains the following coding sequences:
- the LOC106320121 gene encoding uncharacterized protein LOC106320121, whose protein sequence is MDEDGFSQCPKHFSKRGFIGVCPFCLHERLSSLCPDCATDIPCSCSSRADVCFSPSSSSSSSSFTLFAGDITFSFPGSGSVGRVASLIECEPAFRRSKSMAVPIKPDTVDDSGSGIEPARGLSRKTVSFWRMLMGNRGGDTKPAIMRKSRSVAVVGDMKYPPATGKGKGWSFPSPSKVFRQSKMIFQQSSPLHRG